In one Neobacillus sp. CF12 genomic region, the following are encoded:
- a CDS encoding ABC transporter permease: protein MKSKTGVLLGRLMRNIMRSPDTIITVAITPIMMMLLFVYVFGGAIETGTDNYVNYLLPGILLMAIASGVAYTSVRLFTDVKSGLMARFITMPIKRSSVLWAHVLTSLVSNALTIVVVILVALLMGFRSSADILDWLAVAGILAMFTLALTWLAVIPGLTAGSMEGATAYSYPLIFLPFISSAFVPTETMPKIVRAFAENQPVTSIVNAIRALLDEGSVGNDIWIALAWCVGIMVIAYFFASKAFKRQLG, encoded by the coding sequence ATGAAAAGCAAAACAGGGGTATTACTAGGGCGTTTAATGCGCAACATCATGCGCAGCCCGGACACGATTATCACGGTGGCGATTACACCAATTATGATGATGCTGCTGTTTGTCTACGTATTTGGCGGTGCAATAGAGACAGGCACGGACAACTACGTCAATTATTTATTGCCGGGAATCTTGCTGATGGCTATCGCATCCGGCGTTGCTTACACTTCCGTGCGGCTGTTTACGGATGTAAAGAGCGGGCTGATGGCGCGTTTCATTACCATGCCCATCAAGCGCTCGTCGGTATTGTGGGCTCACGTGTTGACCTCGCTTGTTTCCAATGCGCTTACTATCGTGGTGGTTATCCTCGTTGCACTCTTGATGGGCTTTCGGTCCAGCGCTGATATCCTGGATTGGCTCGCCGTAGCTGGGATCCTCGCTATGTTTACGCTGGCGCTGACATGGCTGGCTGTCATTCCCGGATTGACAGCGGGGTCTATGGAAGGGGCGACAGCCTACTCGTACCCGCTGATTTTCCTGCCGTTTATCAGTTCAGCCTTTGTTCCCACAGAAACCATGCCTAAAATTGTCCGTGCGTTCGCTGAGAACCAGCCCGTGACTTCTATTGTGAATGCGATTCGTGCCCTCTTGGATGAAGGATCTGTTGGCAACGATATCTGGATCGCGCTTGCCTGGTGCGTCGGCATCATGGTCATCGCATACTTCTTCGCCAGTAAAGCATTCAAACGCCAGTTAGGTTAA
- a CDS encoding DUF1048 domain-containing protein → MLEMFKKMIGDKKEYKMMMARVEALPEDYQFVFKKIQNYMWNFSAGNGMDMLHIQYELIDLFEAGAAEGRQVLEITGDDVASFADELVANAKTYFAKYREDLNQSIKKQLGKNKFNK, encoded by the coding sequence ATGATTGGTGATAAAAAAGAGTACAAAATGATGATGGCACGGGTTGAAGCACTGCCAGAGGACTACCAGTTTGTATTTAAGAAAATTCAAAACTATATGTGGAATTTCTCAGCGGGCAACGGGATGGATATGCTTCACATTCAGTATGAATTAATAGATTTGTTCGAAGCCGGTGCGGCGGAAGGCAGACAAGTGCTGGAAATCACCGGAGACGACGTAGCGTCTTTTGCAGACGAACTAGTGGCAAACGCTAAAACCTATTTCGCCAAGTATCGTGAAGACTTGAATCAGAGTATCAAGAAGCAATTGGGAAAAAATAAATTCAATAAATAA
- a CDS encoding ATP-binding cassette domain-containing protein, translating into MSNAAISVKGLKKSFKDKEVLMGVDFEVRRGEIFALLGSNGAGKTTTVNILSTLMKADGGEVSICGFDVKRQPDHVRQCISLTGQFSALDGMLTGRENLLMIAKLRGVSNPAQVADNLLARFSLRDAANRRADKYSGGMKRRLDIAMSLIGTPAVIFLDEPTTGLDPEARIEVWDTVKELAGGGTTILLTTQYLEEAEQLADRIAILHGGKIITTGTLTELKEMFPPAKVEYIEKQPTLEEIFLAIIGKKEEM; encoded by the coding sequence ATGAGCAATGCAGCGATTTCTGTAAAAGGGTTAAAAAAATCCTTTAAAGACAAGGAAGTCTTAATGGGGGTAGATTTTGAGGTGCGTCGTGGCGAAATTTTCGCGCTGCTTGGTTCAAATGGAGCGGGCAAGACGACGACGGTCAACATCCTCTCGACTCTGATGAAGGCCGATGGCGGCGAAGTAAGTATTTGCGGCTTTGACGTCAAGCGACAACCGGATCATGTTCGCCAGTGCATCAGCCTGACAGGGCAGTTCTCAGCTTTAGACGGCATGCTCACAGGTAGGGAAAACCTGCTGATGATCGCCAAGTTGCGGGGAGTTTCCAATCCCGCTCAAGTTGCCGACAATCTGCTTGCAAGATTCAGCCTGCGTGACGCGGCAAACCGGCGGGCTGACAAATATTCCGGCGGGATGAAGCGCCGGCTTGACATCGCCATGAGCCTGATCGGGACGCCAGCAGTCATTTTTCTCGACGAACCGACGACAGGGCTTGACCCCGAAGCGCGGATTGAAGTCTGGGATACTGTTAAGGAGCTTGCCGGCGGCGGCACAACCATCTTGCTGACGACACAGTACCTGGAGGAAGCCGAACAACTGGCGGATCGTATCGCCATCCTGCATGGCGGAAAAATCATCACGACCGGTACCCTTACCGAACTTAAAGAGATGTTCCCGCCAGCGAAAGTGGAATACATCGAGAAGCAACCGACATTGGAGGAAATTTTCCTCGCGATCATCGGCAAAAAGGAGGAGATGTAA